Proteins from one Malania oleifera isolate guangnan ecotype guangnan chromosome 4, ASM2987363v1, whole genome shotgun sequence genomic window:
- the LOC131153394 gene encoding uncharacterized protein LOC131153394 isoform X2: MGWVETVKNAENLVESAMKGNDASHDAAHVFRVRDLALSLSLEEGLSSSPQSMQIVELAALLHDIGDYKYVRDPSEEKIVENFLEKEGIEQSMRKKILRIIKRMGFKEELAGITNDEYCPEFGVVQDADRLDAIGAIGIARCFTFGGSRNRVLHDPAILPRLHLSKEQYMKKQEQTTVNHFHEKLLKIKDLMKTKAGQKRAEKRHKFMEEFLREFYEEWDGKA; this comes from the exons ATGGGGTGGGTTGAGACGGTGAAGAACGCAGAGAACTTGGTCGAATCAGCCATGAAAGGGAACGATGCCTCTCACGACGCTGCTCACGTTTTCAGGGTCAGGGATTTGGCTCTCTCTCTTTCCTTGGAGGAAGGCCTCTCTTCTTCCCCTCAGTCCATGCAAATT GTTGAGCTTGCTGCACTTCTCCATGATATAG GAGACTACAAATATGTGAG AGACCCATCTGAGGAGAAAATTGTTGAGAATTTTCTTGAAAAGGAGGGAATAGAGCAGAGTATGAGGAAGAAGATTTTAAGGATCATAAAAAGAATGG GTTTCAAGGAGGAACTTGCAGGGATCACTAATGATGAATATTGTCCAGAATTTGGGGTAGTGCAAGATGCTGACCGGCTTGATGCAATTGGTGCTATTG GGATAGCCCGTTGCTTTACTTTTGGTGGAAGTAGGAACAGAGTGCTTCATGATCCAGCCATTCTTCCACGATTACATTTGTCAAAAGAACAGTACATGAAGAAACAGGAGCAGACAACAGTGAATCATTTCCATGAAAAGCTTCTCAAGATCAAGGATTTGATGAAAACAAAG GCTGGGCAGAAAAGGGCTGAAAAAAGGCACAAGTTTATGGAGGAATTTTTAAGAGAGTTTTATGAAGAGTGGGATGGGAAAGCATAA
- the LOC131153394 gene encoding uncharacterized protein LOC131153394 isoform X1 — translation MTSIIPHVARLFRLHHPSSSSFFPRLPSRPQACFSSHSSQFKKEPRHESFAIVRATGLSSVVPLAGSGREMGWVETVKNAENLVESAMKGNDASHDAAHVFRVRDLALSLSLEEGLSSSPQSMQIVELAALLHDIGNPLEICIDPSEEKIVENFLEKEGIEQSMRKKILRIIKRMGFKEELAGITNDEYCPEFGVVQDADRLDAIGAIGIARCFTFGGSRNRVLHDPAILPRLHLSKEQYMKKQEQTTVNHFHEKLLKIKDLMKTKAGQKRAEKRHKFMEEFLREFYEEWDGKA, via the exons ATGACTTCTATCATCCCCCATGTGGCTCGTCTCTTCCGTCTTCATCATCCATCTTCATCTTCCTTTTTTCCCCGGTTACCATCGCGCCCGCAGGCTTGCTTTTCGTCCCACTCGTCTCAATTTAAAAAAGAACCCCGTCACGAGTCATTTGCCATTGTCAGGGCCACTGGTTTGAGCTCTGTCGTCCCTCTTGCAGGAAGCGGGAGAGAGATGGGGTGGGTTGAGACGGTGAAGAACGCAGAGAACTTGGTCGAATCAGCCATGAAAGGGAACGATGCCTCTCACGACGCTGCTCACGTTTTCAGGGTCAGGGATTTGGCTCTCTCTCTTTCCTTGGAGGAAGGCCTCTCTTCTTCCCCTCAGTCCATGCAAATT GTTGAGCTTGCTGCACTTCTCCATGATATAGGTAATCCTTTAGAAATATGCAT AGACCCATCTGAGGAGAAAATTGTTGAGAATTTTCTTGAAAAGGAGGGAATAGAGCAGAGTATGAGGAAGAAGATTTTAAGGATCATAAAAAGAATGG GTTTCAAGGAGGAACTTGCAGGGATCACTAATGATGAATATTGTCCAGAATTTGGGGTAGTGCAAGATGCTGACCGGCTTGATGCAATTGGTGCTATTG GGATAGCCCGTTGCTTTACTTTTGGTGGAAGTAGGAACAGAGTGCTTCATGATCCAGCCATTCTTCCACGATTACATTTGTCAAAAGAACAGTACATGAAGAAACAGGAGCAGACAACAGTGAATCATTTCCATGAAAAGCTTCTCAAGATCAAGGATTTGATGAAAACAAAG GCTGGGCAGAAAAGGGCTGAAAAAAGGCACAAGTTTATGGAGGAATTTTTAAGAGAGTTTTATGAAGAGTGGGATGGGAAAGCATAA